The nucleotide window gttgccagattggctgcaggatcagcagaacgtttgtagatctgcagccagggccgtacccaggattttctaaataccgaggtccaaatatgaattttggagggtttgaaaaacaaacatttccctcctttacatatgcattttaagacataagaaaatcaaagaatcagctaactgtagctttaaaaccatgtcagtgtgcagtataaattattttaagaagacaacagatttttataaatgagaatctggttaaatgttgcaaaaaaattgactccaaattagaaaatcagaaaatcagttttgttgttaaattgagTCAAAGACGACACACGTGTGACTCCGTCTTTGAAAACCTGGCTAAAGCtaatttttgtgatttacatgtaaagaacattatttgaacatataaccttgatatatttaatgttgaatgagtaagatcatgtcaaagatagaaatcaatgtgaaaatataaccaATGAGTGAAGTTAAAATGTGATGCTCCTAATCTCAATATTAGATGATGAGACTTTAGGCTGGATTTCACAGACAGGAATCACATTATGTGTAGCAATTAGGAATATATTGTCGGCGAATGCTTTCTCTATTCTGAGTACAGTGGGCTACCTGCTCTTTCTGTCTCATCGCCATcatcttctctctttcttttttccccagtcTCCTTCTCTTGCCCTGTATCTTTTCTCTTCTCAAAGCTGAGCTTTGTTTGAAGCAGTCTTTTCATTTTCGTCTGTATCGGTAAAAGcaaagttgtaaatgtaaatttaccgAAGGCTTCCAAGAAAACCAGGTCAAGAAAACGTTATTAGTTTGCATCCCTGATTATTAAGCGCTCTCGCGGTGTTGTGATGTCAAACATCAGTCATTGTTCGAAGCGCCGGTTGGTGGTTGTGGCATTTGTCCcgcctctcctccactgtgattggacattgatgttcacccaaaattgaactGTGGACGCTCAAcgcgtaaaaatggacaaaacctgccagctgttggcgctattgaaaagtgcggcgcatccattggaaacaattgaaaacatacGCCGGGCGAGGCGCGAACACCTGTTTCTACACGCTGccttattaggctattattttgCATCTTCTATTATGTACACCTCTGAGAATTACCGAGGTCCGGACCTCAATGGTGGGTACGACCCtgtctgcagctgtggtaactagagcagatctggcaacccaaaacactactgactcctgattggtcgataggtggagggtggagcttcaggtcaaaacacaacatgacatcatctaCATCAGCTGAGCTGCAGCAACAGCTtcataatgacaatatcctgccgGACTACTGTCGTCAGTGATAGAAGAGTttgacattaacatgatttattaatgtctagagacatatcagagccattttatgattcattgaaatacatttcttacatagagttcctttaatgctaaatcactgaagaaATCCTTAACtgaaattaattcaaaatatatattttaaagctacactgtgtaactttagtttATTCTTCGCTAAAAACATGTAGTTCTTTCataaatatgtgctcattaatgtatatttacttcttttaagtaataaagtattctggtaagtttataatatgccgttgaaaacacatacgggtgaggggttcgaatgctggccgccatgttgcccctccatcttgaaagtacagcagccaaagagggacatacccgtaaattcaagcttcgccttttacACTTTAACAcccgatggcaccgtgtcgaatgtgaagaggggattgcttgagactgatgtaaactttgccttacgctagtgatgtcgtacaatatacagaataacgacagcactgataaaagttacattttactaagattagctcgcattcgtctgggaacctgatagctgatgatagcaatgaaatggtaaaaaaataatgaaaaatgtaaaactatttattttacatagaCGTCATAACCTACATGTTAActgacaaattaaataactgcaaattataatagttttctaaagtaacctcatcactgaAGGAGCACTCATGggcgaggtcgaactggaagccgtgttaatcttggactaaatcggccaccgtaggagttaaaacgaaatcagaattgagaggaacagaaactaatattcactggatggtcaaatagctttacaccgctagatgggggaaaatatcacacagtggagctttaattAGTTGCCATGGCATTAACTTTAATTAAGTTAATGTACTTAAATGACTACAAATGAAACGCGCTTTGTTCTTCTAGCTGCCCAACCTGCTGTTCTACGGACCTCCTGGCACAGGAAAGACGTCCACCATCCTCGCGGCGGCCAGAGAGCTTTATGGGTAAGATCTTCAGACGTGAGGATGCTAATACTAATTCAGACACGTGTGTGCTAATGGTCATGTGTGTGCAGACCGGAGCTGTACCGGCAGAGAGTTCTGGAGCTCAATGCGTCGGATGAGCGAGGCATTCAGGTGGTCCGTGAGAAGGTGAAGCGCTTCGCCCAGCTGACGGTGGCCGGCTCGCGCACAGAGTGAGTTACGCTAagttatgctaagctaagcgaTTTTTTTTCCACTAATCCAGTGTTTCAGGGGACGTATTCCCAAAaacatcttaaagggttagtgaaaatgagccaaaaatgaaatgtcattaactgctctccctaatgtcgctccacacccgtaagacctccgttcatcttcacacacagtttaagatattttatatttagtctgagagcgtatgcaagtgtatgcacactatactgtccatgtccagaaagggaataaaaacatcatcacagtagtccatatgagacatcagtgggttaattagagtctcttgaagcatccaaaatacatttgggtccaaaaataacaaaaactacgactttattcagcattggcttctcttccgcgtttgtgttcaatcctcaaagattcaaacggttatgaatcagtgaattgattcatgattcggatcaccaacatcacgtgatttcagcagtttgacacgcgatcagaatcatgaatcaattcgctgattcataaccgtttgaatctttatctgAGACTTCTCTATTCCTTAGTAAAATTTGTTCTCAGCAGCTTTGTGAATAGGTTTTAAGAGAGAACTCTTAACTAAGAACTTTTACTGCCATTTAGGAGAAGTCTTAGTGGTaggataaaatgttttgtgaatatggcTCCTGAACGTGATCTTTTTCTCTCTGATTCCCAGTGGGAAGCCGTGTCCGCCGTTTAAGATCATCATCCTGGACGAGGCGGACTCCATGACTAACGCGGCTCAGGCGGCGCTCCGACGCACGATGGAGAAAGAGTCGCGAACCACACGCTTCTGTCTCATCTGCAACTACGTCAGCCGGTCAGTGTGCCGGTCAAAAATGTAGCCTAGTGCTAGCTGACATGTTTTAACACGTTGCTagtagggatgcaacaataccgTTAGTCCTctgttcaatacatacctcggtttttaaccacggttttcacTTTGGTTCTTTGCTATTTTATTCTTAGGCGTCAGGAACAAAAAGAGGTtaaagcagggctcgacattaacgcttgtccaggACAactggattttttgaagggacaagtgaaaaataattttacttgcctgacggacaagagcctgattaaagcaaaaaatatctagcgaatcaccaaaatgtaaGTGTTAGTGTAAGTGGCTGTGATAGTGattgataataatatatgatgaactgacgataacaaggtcgCACTGTTGACACTCGTACAGCCTCtcgagaaattacaacactagagcgtttaagctgttttcctgaataccatcacgagtCACGACTGAAAGTGACACtgctttcatatgacagttacataaacaattaattaacatttacattcacttaaagttTTTTACTTTGCacttttagatgcaatattgagtgcttttgttcgatttcagcagcgaaaatcattcacacagcagaaccgtagcgtcccacagcaacaagtgtgttactgaacgattcagtgtttgaatgaatcatttgaatgaacgactcaatgactcattaAGATGGCCACCTGCTGCctcctactggaggtttagtgtcatgtttaaacatactttccaacatttcttatgtgtctattcaaaactacaaatctcaaaacgttatttaatgcagttggaatttttcagtgtaaattatttaattttattgttaacagcccttatagtgtcttaatttaatttaatgtattgatcaaatttaacaatataaaattaaacctgaagcatagcctatatttaataagattaggggggaaatgccctttataaaagctaaaaatatcacaaatttgaaatgattcaataaaacattttattttcatttttaattcacaAATATGCTATATTAAAAATTGTAACTATATTAtagttacaacacacacacacaattaaaaaaatatcaaactttTTTCTGGACAAGCAaattttttactcggacaagtgaatgaacgatttacttgtccgaaggaccagcacatgaacatgcttaatgtcaagccctggttaaagggatagtttatcgaaaatgtgatgtttatctgctgacccccagtgcattCAAGATgtcggtgtgtttgtttcttcagtagaacacaaatgaagatttttaactccaaccgtggagtctgccagtcataatgcatgtgaatgggtaacaagtctatgagagtaaaaaaaaaaaaatgcttagacaacatgaacaaaaaccctgctgctcctgacaaCACagtgatgtcttaagacacgaaccgatcggtttctgtgagaaaacaacagtatttgttatttttttacctcatattagACGAATCTCATCGAGTGTTCCCATCGGCTATTACTTCTGTCTGATAAGGTCAAACTGGCGTTATTATAGaaatatattatgtagatgcctcattcgaacgatctgcaggcactaatgagtaatatatatatatatatataaataatcgcgccagtttgaccttatcagacggcagtaatagcggatgggaacactagatgagattcgtctgatatgaggtaaaaaaataacaaatactgttgttttctcacagaaaccgatcagttcgtgtcttaagacatcactgtgtcgtcaggagcagaagggtttttgtgcatgttgtatgttttttttactcatagagttgttacccattcacatgcattatgaccGGCACACAGCAATGTTTGGACtaaaaaaatcttcatgtgtgttccactgaagaaacaaacacacctacatgttggatgtcCTGGGGGTCCGCAGATAAACgtcacaggctcatttttgggtgaactatcccttactatccctttaaggagatttttttttttttattgcaatactctttctttattttacttaaaagacttaaaCTCTTACTTAAACTTAGAACTTTACTTACAAatcccttgtacacattcctagtgtattgtataatttaaaatatgtagAAAGATTTACAATGGCAGCTTAGAGATGTACagcagcatttaagtatgaaatcaaatgaaaaaatgttggctaaaattaaaactacagtcttcaatatacattgattaaaagctactgtattaaagtttatacagggagtgcagaattattaggcaaatgagtattttgaccacatcatcctcgttatgcatgctgtcttactccaagctgtataggctggaaagccgaCTACCagttaagcatattaggtgatgtgcatctctgtaatgagaaggggtgtggtctaatgacatcaacaccctatatcaggtgtgcataattattaggcaacttcctttcctttggcaaaatgggtcaaaagaaggacttgacaggctcagaaaagccaaaaatagtgagatatattgcagagggatgcagcagtcttaaaatagccaagcttctgaagcgtgatcatcgaacaatcaagcggttcattcaaaatagtcaacagggtcacaagaagcgtgtggaaaaaccaaggcgcaaaataactgcccgtgaactgagaaaagtcaagcgtgcagctgccaagatgccacttgccaccagtttggccatatttcagagctgcaacatcactggagtgcccaaaagcacaaggtgtgcaatactcagagacatggccaaggtaagaaaggcagaaagtcgaccaccactgaacaagacacacaagctgaaacgtcaagactgggccaagaaatatctcaagactgatttttctaaggttttatggactgatgaaatgagtgagtcttgatgggccagatggatgggcccgtggctggattggtaaagggcagagagctccagtccgactcagacaccagcaaggtggaggtggagtactggtttgggctggtatcatcaaagatgagcttgtggggccttttcgggttgaggatggaatcaagctcaactcccagtcctactgccagtttctggaagacaccttcttcaagcagtggtacaggaagaagtctgcatccttcaagaaaaacatgattttcatgcaggacaatgctccatcacacgcgtccaagtactccacagcgtggctggcaagaaagggtataaaagaagaaaatctaatgatatggcctccttgttcacctgatctgaaccccattgagaacctgtggtccatcatcaaatgtgcgatttacaaggagggaaaacagtccacctctctgaacagtgtctgggaggctgtggttgctgctgcacgcaatgttgatggtgaacagatcaaaacactgacagaatccatggatggcaggcttttgagtgtccttgcaaagaaaggtggctatattggtcactgatttgtttttgaatgtcagaaatgtatatttgtgaatgttgagatgttatattggcttcactggtaaaaataaatcattgaaatgggtataaatttgttttttgttaagttgcctaataattatgcacagtaatagtcacctgcacacacagatatccccctaaaacagctaaaactaaaaactaaaacttccaaaaatattcagctttgatattaatgagttttttgtgttcattgagaacatggttgttgttcaataataaaatgtatcctcaaaaatacaacttgcctaataattctgcactccctgtatatatatagattcaagagcagtgggtgattttctttgtcttttgttgttttattaacataattttagcggtgaactgcccctttaaggacaagtgttcacTATAGCTgtgctactgtcactttaagacctgctcgcatctcgtatacagacacacacgactttcactttagacataacctaccgtgtttatatatgttaaccttgtgcaTGTTTGACCGTATTAGCGACTTAGTCCAGTAAtaacgtgtgtttgacaggagTTTAGTGCGCGCGTGTTGAATTTATGATTAAACTTGTTAGCATGTTGATAACATGATTTAACGTTTCAATGTGAACGCACAAACCCTCCGCAACGTCTTCTGCGCTCTTTAACTTGCGCGTGTTTCCTCAGGATCATTGAGCCGCTGACATCCAGATGCTCCAAGTTCCGCTTCAAACCGCTGGCCAATGGCATTCAGCAGGAGCGTCTGCTGGAGATCTGTGGGAAGGAGAACCTCAAGTACAGCAAAGATGTAAACGGAGCAGTCCTATTCATTATTACCAATGAAGTAGcctgttgctagcatgatttggCGTTTTGTTACCATGGTGTGCCAATTAATGCTTTAATTAATGCCAATTCATGCTAACAACGTGATAAAACATGTTGTGTTGCTACCATCATTTAGCATTTGTTAATATTAACACCAATGTTAGCATGATTACCATTTTGCTAGCAAACATTAGCACATTGTTAACCTGTTTTGCTAACATGATTTAACTCAGTGTTAGCCTTTTGTTAACAtgacaataaaataatgttagTATGATTTAACACCTTGCTATCACTAATTAACACATTATTATGattaattagcatgttgctGATATGATTTGATATGTTGCTAATGTGTGTTAGCATTAGCACATTGTTAACATGCTTTGTTAAAGGCTTTACATGTTTTAGCATGTTTTACATGTAACAGGAATTAGCATGTTTGCTAATATGTTAAATCATAGCATGCAACCATAAAATGACGCAGACGTTGCTCTACCCCACCTATATgcttttaatttgattggtgCGAGTCTTAAGCCTTAACCCTGACATCCAATCAGTTCCCCAtgaacaaaatcaagccccgccctacatttgttcttgttcctcaagtgtttgtttgtgtgtgtttaagggAATCGAGGCTCTAGTGAAGGTGTCGGAAGGAGATCTCAGGAAAGCCATCACGTATCTCCAGAGCGCCGCCAGACTCAACTCTGAGCGGGAAATCACTGAACAAATCATCATCGAGATCGCCggggtgagtgagtgaataaACGCTCCTAATCGACACGAGACTTCGAAAAACCCGTCATTAAACTCTACTTTCTGTTCAAGGTGGTCCCACCCAAAGTGATTGAAACGCTCCTCCAGATCTGCTACAAAGGCGCTTTTGAGAAGCTGGAGGTCGCGGTGAAGGTGAGACTCAAAATGACCGAAAATCTTCATAGTCACAACCTAGCAACCAGTCacagcaccctagcaaccaccccaTAGACCATTGAAAAATATAGGAGAGGGATATAAATTAATTGTAACATCTTAGAGACCCCTGAATTTAgctcttttaatattttaaccTGCTAACTGTCTAgccacaccctagcaaccagtcacagtaccctagcaaccaccccaTAAACTATTGAAAAAGAGATAAGAGGGATATAAATGAATAGGAACACCTTAGAGACCCCTG belongs to Pseudorasbora parva isolate DD20220531a chromosome 22, ASM2467924v1, whole genome shotgun sequence and includes:
- the rfc4 gene encoding replication factor C subunit 4, which gives rise to MQAFLKGTPSVKAQKPSSSSASSSGGEKKPRAVPWVEKYRPKCVDEVAFQEEVVAVLKKSLEGADLPNLLFYGPPGTGKTSTILAAARELYGPELYRQRVLELNASDERGIQVVREKVKRFAQLTVAGSRTDGKPCPPFKIIILDEADSMTNAAQAALRRTMEKESRTTRFCLICNYVSRIIEPLTSRCSKFRFKPLANGIQQERLLEICGKENLKYSKDGIEALVKVSEGDLRKAITYLQSAARLNSEREITEQIIIEIAGVVPPKVIETLLQICYKGAFEKLEVAVKDLIDQGFAGTNVLNQLHEVIIEEKLSDKQKSVIAEKMADVDKCLADGADEYLQLLSLCSVIMQQAAQNS